The following are encoded in a window of Phaseolus vulgaris cultivar G19833 chromosome 3, P. vulgaris v2.0, whole genome shotgun sequence genomic DNA:
- the LOC137807684 gene encoding uncharacterized protein, whose protein sequence is MGSSSASLSSPKKRVRSQVEEDEDEEESVCCGICYAGRGVSIAGEIDCCSHYFCFVCIMEWSKHESRCPICRQRFSNVRRLSMPGVFSFSRDVKVPHRDQAYHPNGNVAIGPVDSYAETKCGVCHAGTDENLLLLCDLCDTASHTYCVGLGYTVPEGDWFCHDCAISRETNANEESEQQNVVPEGEPSETVDIFDIVRETGSRVVKRPRTSPLQQNVLSPSAIPLSDRLSRFKGKIPATGFHSMQRNVQAFRENWNALRSGSLEFHCNADQPSSKVSQKQDSRSLSHGTLYDSHSRASTSMQQSTVQGGPTNKTLNERVYKDDADKAWKMVDRAKMMLLTRQRTSSNRQGVDRPSCSGGACKTSVEHCNFPELKDQHSKALDLRNTKKEKQCDYSRRVQNFKNCSTLKLEEKKKNRVRCEEMIHSVRDHTTHPEGYCESSLSRKVPTNIQGGVPCGEEERNACQVTSADLASSSGKFVSLLSSCRDVDLVNGEKILARSCEDGSTRKTDDAKTEIQSLVKLNLKLLTRDKKLGFDTFKVVARQATHTILAACSSEQQKCSTSSSCSVCCHSDNTPQFQKSTLMPNCCRQCFYAFVNNVVSSTMTEKGCA, encoded by the exons ATGGGATCGTCGTCGGCGTCGTTGAGTTCTCCAAAGAAGAGAGTGAGATCCCAAGTAGAGGAGGATGAGGACGAGGAAGAGAGCGTTTGTTGCGGGATTTGCTACGCGGGGCGAGGGGTTTCCATCGCAGGGGAAATCGATTGCTGCAGCCACTACTTTTGCTTTGTCTGCATCATGGAATGGTCCAAGCACGAGTCTCGATGCCCAATTTGTCGCCAGAGATTTTCCAACGTTCGCAGGCTCTCTATGCCTGGCGTCTTTTCTTTCTCTAGGGACGTGAAGGTCCCTCATCGTGACCAG GCCTATCATCCTAATGGAAATGTGGCAATTGGCCCTGTAGATTCTTATGCTGAAACCAAATGTGGTGTTTGTCATGCTGGGACAGATGAAAATCTTCTACTACTTTGTGATCTTTGTGATACTGCTTCACACACATACTGTGTTGGCCTGGGATATACTGTTCCTGAAGGTGATTGGTTTTGTCACGATTGTGCTATTTCCCGGGAGACCAATGCCAATGAAGAATCAGAACAACAAAATGTTGTGCCAGAGGGTGAACCCAGTGAAACCGTTGATATCTTTGATATTGTGAGGGAAACAGGCAGTCGGGTGGTTAAAAGACCAAGAACATCTCCGTTACAACAGAACGTGTTATCTCCTTCTGCTATTCCTTTATCAGATAGGTTAAGCAGATTCAAAGGAAAAATTCCTGCCACAGGTTTCCATAGTATGCAGCGTAATGTACAGGCATTTCGTGAAAACTGGAATGCTTTGAGGAGTGGTTCATTAGAGTTCCATTGTAATGCGGATCAACCTAGCAGTAAAGTTAGTCAAAAGCAAGATTCTAGATCCTTATCACATGGCACATTATATGATTCACATTCTAGGGCTTCCACAAGCATGCAACAATCCACTGTCCAAGGTGGTCCTACTAACAAAACGTTGAATGAGAGAGTCTATAAAGATGACGCTGACAAGGCTTGGAAAATGGTGGACAGGGCAAAGATGATGCTACTGACTCGTCAAAGAACTAGCAGCAATCGGCAGGGAGTAGATAGACCCTCATGCAGTGGAGGAGCTTGTAAAACATCAGTTGAACATTGTAATTTCCCAGAACTGAAGGATCAACATTCGAAAGCATTAGACTTGAGGAACactaagaaagaaaaacagtgTGACTATTCTAGACGTGTCCAGAATTTCAAAAATTGCTCGACCCTAAAgttggaagagaaaaagaaaaatagggTTAGATGTGAGGAGATGATACACAGTGTGAGGGACCATACTACTCATCCAGAAGGATATTGTGAAAGTTCATTGTCCAGAAAGGTCCCTACTAATATCCAGGGTGGTGTTCCCTGTGGTGAAGAAGAGAGAAATGCTTGCCAGGTAACTTCGGCAGATTTAGCTTCCTCGAGTGGCAAGTTTGTTAGTCTGCTCTCCTCTTGTAGGGACGTGGATCTTGTCAATGGAGAAAAGATATTAGCTAGAAGTTGCGAGGATGGAAGCACAAGAAAAACTGACGATGCAAAAACTGAGATCCAGTCTCTTGTTAAATTGAATCTGAAGCTCTTAACCAGAGATAAAAAATTAG GTTTTGATACCTTCAAGGTAGTTGCAAGGCAGGCCACCCATACCATCTTGGCTGCTTGCAGTTCTGAGCAGCAAAAGTGCAGCACATCCTCCTCTTGCTCAGTTTGCTGTCATTCCGACAATACCCCCCAGTTTCAGAAATCTACTTTAATGCCTAACTGTTGCAGGCAATGCTTTTACGCCTTTGTAAACAATGTTGTCAGTTCCACCATGACGGAGAAAGGTTGCGCTTGA
- the LOC137805927 gene encoding uncharacterized protein produces MVPANLRSTTFLLVFVLLPLRFSSAHTQHQGKKTLVVFTNIETRRSLVNLEIYHGVAAVAETDQGTSFPSGRKMMSRGVLSKLKVEEAENGANAATLCVVGNCNHGEVLNVKQHKVGKRRHSTKVNMSGLVPLNADYYVPRPHPPKNN; encoded by the exons ATGGTGCCTGCAAACTTAAGGTCCACTACCTTTCTCCTAGTTTTCGTTTTGCTTCCTCTAAGATTCTCCAGCGCACACACCCAACACCAAG GTAAGAAGACCCTGGTGGTTTTTACCAACATTGAAACAAGAAGAAGTCTAGTAAACTTAGAG ATTTATCATGGTGTTGCAGCAGTTGCTGAGACAGATCAAGGTACGAGTTTTCCCTCTGGGAGAAAGATGATGTCAAGAGGAGTACTCTCGAAGTTGAAGGTGGAAGAGGCTGAGAATGGAGCTAATGCGGCAACGCTTTGTGTGGTTGGAAACTGCAACCATGGAGAAGTTTTGAATGTGAAACAGCATAAAGTTGGTAAAAGGAGGCATTCTACGAAAGTCAATATGTCTGGTTTGGTGCCTCTGAATGCTGATTATTATGTTCCAAGACCTCACCCGCCCAAGAACAACTGA
- the LOC137805633 gene encoding basic leucine zipper 43-like: MECNEDDELHVAPYASLTQCFRYLSPTQKPILTSTMETDEGHTLTHLDQPHSLHHIPFFYSQLHLPSTSHNPIQVPLHKSSPNTSSNSNNNNNSDEAKALLDDRKKKRMFSNRESARRSRMRKKQQIELLQYHVDHLQTLNHQLSEKIIYLLECNQQIHQQNAQLKEKVSSLQVALSDLLVPEGGAEQPHHIPNGFLVEPSTRAIASSIV, encoded by the coding sequence ATGGAATGCAATGAAGATGATGAGCTCCATGTAGCCCCTTATGCTTCCTTAACACAGTGCTTTCGCTATCTTTCTCCAACCCAGAAACCTATCCTGACCTCAACAATGGAAACTGATGAAGGCCATACTTTGACCCATCTGGATCAACCTCATAGTTTACACCATATTCCATTTTTCTACTCCCAATTGCACCTTCCAAGCACCAGCCACAACCCAATTCAAGTCCCACTCCATAAATCCTCTCCCAACACATCATCAAATAGTAACAACAATAACAATTCTGATGAAGCAAAGGCTCTCCTTGATGACAGAAAGAAGAAGAGGATGTTCTCCAACAGAGAATCTGCTCGCAGGTCTCGCATGCGAAAGAAGCAACAGATTGAACTCCTGCAGTATCATGTGGATCATCTGCAGACACTAAACCATCAACTCTCCGAAAAGATCATTTACTTGCTGGAATGTAACCAACAAATCCACCAACAGAATGCTCAGCTAAAAGAGAAAGTTTCCTCTCTTCAGGTAGCACTCTCTGACTTGTTGGTTCCTGAAGGAGGTGCCGAGCAACCACACCACATCCCTAATGGCTTCCTAGTTGAGCCTTCAACTAGAGCAATTGCAAGTTCCATAGTATAG
- the LOC137807683 gene encoding E3 ubiquitin-protein ligase CIP8-like, with translation MADVTTYPRHHRHPDDDQTLIPFPYWDLDFDFDPEFHPNPFSLTDRENQVNFVMDLFHQRVEQSQLTDPLSNDAFFGVIDALDDLGFPTADDLFVGRRLSVGSDSDESLFQSGNVGSVFGMCTHSEEEYNVNDDVSSIPLCLDALQLEDNRDSYEDFEWEEVVDEREVLSMLDDTSVSVSVGIEEEREEEVEFELEANNLGWQVLLNANVEGTNSEPYFGDNEDFVYAAEYEMFGQFNEESFVGKPPASISAVRSLPAAVVSAADVANENVVCAVCKEEFGVGEGVKQLPCSHRYHADCIVPWLGIRNTCPVCRFEFPTDDADYERRKAHRSVM, from the coding sequence ATGGCAGATGTAACCACCTACCCCCGCCACCACCGCCACCCAGACGATGACCAAACCCTGATTCCTTTCCCTTATTGGGACTTAGACTTCGATTTTGACCCCGAATTCCATCCTAACCCTTTCTCCCTCACTGACCGCGAGAATCAGGTCAATTTCGTAATGGATCTCTTTCACCAGCGCGTCGAACAGTCGCAACTCACCGATCCCCTCTCTAATGACGCCTTTTTCGGTGTCATCGACGCCCTCGACGACCTTGGCTTCCCCACCGCCGACGACTTATTCGTCGGACGCCGGCTCTCCGTCGGATCTGACTCCGACGAATCGCTCTTCCAGTCCGGAAACGTCGGCAGCGTGTTTGGGATGTGCACGCACTCGGAGGAAGAGTACAACGTGAACGACGACGTTTCGAGCATCCCTCTCTGCTTGGACGCGCTTCAATTAGAAGACAACAGAGACAGTTACGAGGATTTCGAGTGGGAGGAAGTGGTCGACGAGAGAGAAGTTCTGAGCATGCTCGACGACACCTCCGTTTCCGTCTCTGTGGGAATCGAAGAGGAAAGGGAGGAGGAAGTAGAATTTGAATTGGAGGCCAACAATTTGGGATGGCAGGTTCTGTTGAACGCCAATGTGGAGGGAACGAATTCCGAGCCTTATTTCGGGGACAACGAGGATTTCGTATACGCCGCGGAGTACGAAATGTTCGGCCAATTCAACGAGGAATCCTTCGTTGGGAAGCCTCCGGCTTCCATCTCCGCCGTGAGGAGCCTTCCGGCGGCGGTCGTGAGCGCTGCTGACGTGGCGAACGAAAACGTGGTTTGCGCGGTCTGTAAGGAGGAGTTTGGCGTTGGGGAAGGGGTGAAGCAGTTACCGTGTTCGCATCGTTACCATGCGGACTGCATTGTGCCATGGTTGGGGATAAGGAACACGTGTCCTGTTTGTCGCTTTGAGTTTCCCACTGATGATGCTGATTATGAGCGGAGGAAGGCTCATAGATCTGTTATGTGA